In the Sebastes fasciatus isolate fSebFas1 chromosome 20, fSebFas1.pri, whole genome shotgun sequence genome, one interval contains:
- the LOC141758094 gene encoding sulfotransferase 1C1-like: MSEEEQLSYSEAILKASPSITRFPLIPIKGVPLTNLIANNWDDIWAFRPDPSDLLIATYPKAGTTWTQEIVDLLLHNRDADACRRAPTPVRSPFLERSFPPPIPSGLDLLKTLDPPRIIKTHLPFHLVPPAFWENKCKAIYVARNAKDNMVSYYHFEKMNLAQPEPGPWEGYMPKFMRGELSWGSWYDHVKGYWLEREKKNILYLFYEDMKENPRREVERIMRYLDLSISDEVISRIVELTSFKNMKENPMTNYSFMPVPIFDQTISPFMRKGIVGDWRNHFTPEQLKTFDEDYKKQMKDVNIPFRTNI; the protein is encoded by the exons ATGTCGGAGGAAGAACAGTTGTCCTACAGCGAAGCCATTCTGAAGGCGAGCCCCTCTATCACCCGCTTCCCTCTCATCCCCATCAAAGGAGTTCCTCTCACGAACCTCATCGCCAACAACTGGGACGACATCTGGGCTTTCCGTCCTGACCCCTCAGACCTCCTCATCGCCACCTACCCCAAAGCAG GGACCACATGGACCCAGGAGATAGTCGACCTGCTCCTTCACAACAGAGATGCTGATGCCTGCAGACGAGCCCCAACACCTGTCCGCAGTCCTTTCCTGGAGAGAAGCTTCCCACCCCCCATCCCCTCAG GTCTTGATCTTCTGAAGACCTTGGATCCTCCAAGAATTATCAAGACACATCTTCCTTTCCACTTGGTGCCTCCTGCATTTTGGGAAAACAAGTGTAAG GCTATCTACGTGGCACGCAACGCCAAAGACAACATGGTGAGCTACTACCACTTTGAGAAGATGAATCTGGCCCAGCCTGAGCCAGGACCCTGGGAGGGCTACATGCCCAAGTTCATGCGAGGAGAGT TGTCATGGGGCTCCTGGTACGATCATGTGAAAGGTTActggctggagagagagaagaagaatatCCTTTACCTCTTCTATGAGGACATGAAAGAG AATCCTCGGCGTGAAGTGGAGCGCATCATGAGGTACCTGGACTTGTCGATCTCTGATGAGGTCATCAGCCGTATTGTGGAGCTCACGTCCTTCAagaacatgaaggagaacccgATGACCAACTACTCCTTCATGCCAGTACCTATTTTTGATCAGACCATCTCCCCCTTCATGAGAAAAG GTATAGTAGGTGACTGGAGAAACCATTTCACACCCGAGCAATTAAAGACGTTTGATGAAGACTACAAAAAGCAAATGAAGGATGTCAACATACCATTCAGGACCAACATTTGA